The Armatimonadota bacterium genome includes the window GGGCGTGCTGGCGGTGTTGGCCGCGGTGGCCGTGGCCCTGGGATCGGTTGCCGGGGGATTCGGTGCGCCGGCAGAGCAGCCCCGCCGGGGCGGAATCCTCCGGGTGGCAGATGAGGCCCCCGGAGGCCCCTTCGGCGTCCCCTGGAAAATGCCCGTCTTCGGCATCATCCCCGCGGTCCCCGTCTACGAAACCCTCCTCTGGGTGGACGCCCGCGGCCGCATCAGCCCCAAACTCGCTACCCACTGGGAGGTCACCCCGGACCGCAAGGGACTCGTGCTGCGGCTCCGCCAAGGCGTGCGCTTCCACGACGGCTCCGAACTCGACGCCGACGCCGTAAAGTTCAGCCTC containing:
- a CDS encoding ABC transporter substrate-binding protein; the encoded protein is MRRQKGVLAVLAAVAVALGSVAGGFGAPAEQPRRGGILRVADEAPGGPFGVPWKMPVFGIIPAVPVYETLLWVDARGRISPKLATHWEVTPDRKGLVLRLRQGVRFHDGSELDADAVKFSLEENLKARRLPPTIQSVDVLNRHTVRVNFSQWNNGIYLSLAGSASLIASPTHIRRLGEERAQWEPSGT